In Streptomyces sp. NBC_00483, a single window of DNA contains:
- a CDS encoding amidohydrolase, producing the protein MTTMTTTPSLHDEVTQAVLSRREQLIALSHSLHAEPETALEEHRSATKIAALLEACGFTVTRPLDSLPTALDATYGNGELVLAFCAEYDALPGIGHACGHNVNGAAAVGAALGLAAVADRLDVTVRLIGTPAEEDIGGKVLLIEAGVFDDVAAALMAHAAPEDTVGASSLAIGAWDITYRGRPAHAALAPWEGVNALDALTVAQTAIGVLRQQLPPGSLVHGIVTDGGRAPNVIPDTAAARYEVRAPTVEQLTAVQRRVRACFEAGALATGATLELAQHGRDFADLRQDPFLTEAYAAAARSLGRTPLSRHGATTASTDMGNVSRLLPAIHPTIGYDTAGASQHTVEFAAHGTTPGADRAVTDGASALALAAAAAATDEEQRSRLLSGVEHRRAQRQAATDSA; encoded by the coding sequence ATGACGACCATGACGACAACGCCTTCCCTGCACGACGAGGTGACACAGGCGGTCCTGAGCCGGCGCGAGCAGCTCATCGCGCTCAGCCACAGCCTGCACGCCGAACCCGAGACCGCCCTCGAGGAACACCGCTCGGCCACGAAGATCGCAGCGCTCCTCGAAGCGTGCGGGTTCACGGTCACCCGCCCCCTCGACTCACTGCCCACCGCGCTCGACGCGACGTACGGCAACGGCGAGTTGGTGCTCGCCTTCTGTGCCGAGTACGACGCGCTGCCCGGCATCGGCCACGCCTGCGGGCACAACGTGAACGGCGCGGCGGCGGTCGGCGCGGCGCTCGGCCTCGCGGCCGTCGCGGACAGGCTCGACGTCACCGTACGGCTCATCGGCACACCGGCCGAGGAGGACATCGGCGGCAAGGTGCTCCTCATCGAGGCGGGCGTCTTCGACGACGTGGCCGCGGCACTGATGGCGCACGCCGCCCCGGAGGACACCGTCGGCGCCTCCTCCCTCGCGATCGGCGCCTGGGACATCACCTACCGGGGCCGGCCGGCCCACGCGGCCCTCGCACCATGGGAGGGCGTGAACGCGCTCGACGCACTGACCGTCGCCCAGACCGCGATCGGCGTGCTGCGCCAGCAGCTGCCTCCGGGCTCCCTGGTCCACGGCATCGTCACCGACGGGGGCCGAGCCCCGAACGTCATCCCCGACACCGCGGCCGCCCGCTACGAGGTGCGGGCCCCCACCGTCGAACAGCTCACGGCGGTGCAGCGCCGGGTCCGCGCCTGCTTCGAGGCGGGCGCCCTCGCCACCGGCGCCACCCTCGAACTCGCCCAGCACGGAAGGGACTTCGCGGATCTGCGCCAGGACCCGTTCCTGACCGAGGCCTACGCGGCGGCCGCCCGCTCCCTCGGCCGCACCCCGCTGTCCCGGCACGGCGCCACCACAGCGTCCACCGACATGGGCAACGTGTCCCGCCTCCTGCCCGCGATCCACCCCACCATCGGCTACGACACCGCGGGTGCGAGCCAGCACACCGTCGAGTTCGCGGCACACGGCACGACCCCCGGCGCGGACCGTGCGGTGACCGACGGGGCGTCGGCGCTGGCCCTGGCCGCGGCTGCCGCGGCGACGGACGAGGAGCAGCGGAGCCGGCTGCTGAGCGGTGTCGAGCACCGTCGGGCCCAGCGGCAGGCGGCGACCGACTCTGCCTGA
- a CDS encoding LLM class flavin-dependent oxidoreductase produces MPVEFLGIAATNDGSETTSRSGAAFDKEYTLRLARAHEDHDWDRVLFAYGSGSPDPAPAAAYIASHLDRLQILLAHRPNVSYPTFAAKTFATLDRISDGRLTVHFITGGNDQEQGREGDTLTKDERYSRTREYIQLVKKIWTTHEPFDHEGEHYRFHDFVSDVFPVQQPRPGVSFGGSSPAAYAAGGAEADIYCLWGEPLAKTAEQIETVKAAAKAAGRTDVPRIQVAFRPIIAPTEELAWEKAHRTVGAIKARKERGERIGRRHHGHAEPQNTGSQRLIAIAEAGERYDRALWTPTAAATGGAGNSNALVGTPETVAQALLDYYDLGVDILSARGYDLLDDAIDFGRYVIPIVREEVAKRDAERAARGTGATAAVGA; encoded by the coding sequence ATGCCCGTGGAATTCCTCGGCATCGCCGCCACCAACGACGGCTCCGAAACCACCTCCCGTTCCGGCGCCGCCTTCGACAAGGAGTACACACTCCGTCTCGCCCGCGCCCATGAGGACCACGACTGGGACCGGGTGCTGTTCGCGTACGGCTCCGGGTCGCCCGACCCGGCACCGGCCGCCGCCTACATCGCGAGCCACCTCGACCGCCTGCAGATCCTGCTCGCCCACCGGCCCAACGTCTCGTACCCCACCTTCGCCGCCAAGACCTTCGCCACCCTCGACCGGATCAGCGACGGCCGGCTCACCGTCCACTTCATCACCGGCGGCAACGACCAGGAACAGGGCCGCGAGGGCGACACCCTCACCAAGGACGAGCGCTACAGCCGCACCCGCGAGTACATCCAGCTCGTCAAGAAGATCTGGACCACCCACGAACCCTTCGACCACGAGGGCGAGCACTACCGCTTCCACGACTTCGTCAGTGATGTCTTCCCGGTCCAACAGCCGCGGCCCGGCGTCTCGTTCGGAGGTTCCTCGCCCGCCGCGTACGCCGCCGGGGGAGCGGAGGCCGACATCTACTGCCTGTGGGGCGAGCCGCTGGCCAAGACCGCCGAGCAGATCGAGACCGTGAAGGCCGCAGCGAAGGCCGCGGGCCGCACCGACGTCCCGCGCATCCAGGTCGCCTTCCGTCCCATCATCGCGCCGACCGAGGAGCTGGCCTGGGAGAAGGCGCACCGCACGGTCGGTGCGATCAAGGCCAGGAAGGAGCGCGGCGAGCGCATCGGCAGGCGTCACCACGGGCACGCCGAGCCGCAAAATACGGGCTCCCAGCGGCTCATCGCCATCGCCGAGGCGGGGGAGCGCTACGACCGCGCCCTGTGGACCCCGACGGCCGCCGCGACCGGCGGCGCGGGCAACTCCAACGCCCTCGTCGGCACCCCGGAGACCGTGGCCCAGGCGCTCCTCGACTATTACGACCTCGGTGTCGACATCCTCTCCGCGCGCGGTTACGACCTGCTGGACGACGCGATCGACTTCGGCCGGTACGTGATCCCGATCGTGCGCGAGGAGGTCGCCAAGCGCGACGCCGAGCGCGCGGCACGAGGGACCGGGGCGACGGCGGCGGTGGGTGCGTGA
- a CDS encoding amino acid ABC transporter permease has product MPFEKHLLGAAPTGQTPDDPASLKVVPVRHYARWVAAAAVLVLVAQFAHGLLTNPVWEWDVFRDYVLSETIVQAVWVTLQLTAYATVLGFLLGTVLAFMRLSQSPVLQTVAWTYIWIFRSIPMIVQLVFWFNLSALYKELGLGIPFGPVFWSVDSNSLIGTIGAAIIGLTLHQAAYAAEIVRGGVISVDRGQLEAAAALGIPRLRQIRRIVLPQAMRAILPTAGNEIIGLLKGTSVVYVMSIGELFYQAQVIYGRNGRVIPLLLVATAWYVVLTSLLSIAQHYVERRYARGTAPKTLRALGGRR; this is encoded by the coding sequence CTGCCGTTCGAGAAACACCTCCTCGGCGCCGCGCCCACCGGACAGACCCCGGACGACCCGGCCTCCCTCAAGGTCGTCCCCGTCCGCCACTACGCCCGCTGGGTCGCGGCAGCCGCCGTGCTCGTCCTGGTCGCCCAGTTCGCGCACGGCCTGCTGACCAACCCCGTATGGGAATGGGACGTCTTCCGCGACTACGTCCTGTCCGAGACGATCGTGCAGGCCGTCTGGGTGACGCTCCAACTCACCGCATACGCGACGGTGTTGGGGTTCCTGCTCGGTACGGTGCTGGCCTTCATGCGGCTCTCGCAGAGTCCGGTGCTGCAGACCGTGGCCTGGACCTACATCTGGATCTTCCGGTCCATCCCGATGATCGTCCAGCTGGTCTTCTGGTTCAATCTCAGCGCGCTCTACAAGGAGTTGGGCCTCGGCATCCCCTTCGGCCCGGTGTTCTGGTCCGTCGACAGCAACAGCCTCATCGGCACCATCGGCGCCGCCATCATCGGCCTCACTCTGCACCAGGCCGCGTACGCCGCGGAGATCGTGCGCGGTGGTGTCATCTCCGTCGACCGGGGCCAGCTGGAGGCCGCCGCCGCCCTCGGTATCCCGCGCCTGCGGCAGATCCGTCGGATCGTGCTGCCGCAGGCCATGCGCGCCATCCTGCCGACGGCGGGCAACGAGATCATCGGCCTGCTCAAGGGCACATCGGTGGTCTACGTGATGTCCATCGGCGAGCTCTTCTACCAGGCCCAGGTCATCTACGGCCGCAACGGCCGGGTGATCCCGCTGCTCCTCGTCGCCACCGCCTGGTACGTGGTCCTGACCTCACTCCTCTCCATCGCCCAGCACTACGTGGAACGCCGATACGCCCGGGGCACCGCCCCGAAGACCCTCCGGGCCCTGGGAGGCCGACGATGA
- a CDS encoding amino acid ABC transporter ATP-binding protein → MSKPMVDIQDVHKSFGPLEVLRGVDLRVHAGEVTVILGPSGSGKSTLLRTINHLEKVNSGWISIDGELIGYRRQGDKLHELREKDVLKQRTHIGFVFQDFNLFPHLTVLDNLIEAPVSALRRPRKEAEDTARTLLERVGLGDRADSYPRQLSGGQQQRVAIARALALEPKVLLFDEPTSALDPELVGEVLDVIKDLASTGTTMIVVTHEIGFAREVADTVVFMDGGVVVEQGTPAAVLDAPQHERTRAFLSKVL, encoded by the coding sequence ATGAGCAAGCCCATGGTGGACATCCAGGACGTCCACAAGAGTTTCGGCCCGCTGGAGGTGCTGCGCGGCGTCGACCTGCGCGTGCACGCCGGTGAGGTCACCGTGATCCTCGGCCCGTCAGGATCGGGGAAGTCCACGCTGCTGCGCACCATCAACCACCTGGAGAAGGTGAACAGCGGCTGGATCAGCATCGACGGCGAACTCATCGGCTACCGCCGCCAGGGCGACAAGCTGCACGAGCTGCGGGAGAAGGACGTCCTGAAGCAGCGCACCCACATCGGGTTCGTCTTCCAGGACTTCAACCTCTTCCCGCACCTCACCGTCCTCGACAACCTGATCGAGGCCCCCGTCTCCGCCCTGCGCCGCCCGCGCAAGGAGGCGGAGGACACCGCCCGGACGCTGCTCGAACGAGTGGGGCTCGGCGACCGGGCCGATTCCTATCCGCGCCAGCTCTCCGGCGGCCAGCAGCAGCGCGTCGCCATCGCCCGCGCGCTCGCCCTCGAACCCAAGGTGCTGCTCTTCGACGAGCCCACATCGGCGCTCGACCCGGAACTGGTGGGTGAGGTCCTCGATGTCATCAAGGACCTGGCGAGCACCGGAACCACGATGATCGTCGTCACCCACGAGATCGGCTTTGCCCGCGAGGTCGCCGACACCGTGGTGTTCATGGACGGCGGTGTCGTCGTGGAGCAGGGGACACCCGCGGCCGTCCTCGACGCCCCGCAGCACGAACGCACCCGTGCCTTCCTCTCCAAGGTCCTGTAA
- a CDS encoding ABC transporter substrate-binding protein: MPLTLAHRRRTTTAAALSLAATLLLAACSNPSDGGTTEVADGSGAKAKINLSPEQHRVTTGKVDSIADEVPERIRKRGTLEVIGSSSSAAPLGFHATDNKTVIGVEPDLAYLVADVLGLKVRRTTASWENIFVGLDSGKYDVGLSNITVTEDRKEKYDFATYRKDNLGFEAKKGSGLKVRGPKDVAGRTVAVGSGTNQEKLLIEWSKANVKAGRKPVDIKYYQNDSDTYLALQSGRIDIYLGPNPTAAYHAASTGKTEVVGTYSGAGAELQGLIAATTKKDSGLVKPLAEALDHVIDNGSYAKVLKRWGLSDEAVTKSRINPPGLPKTGE, encoded by the coding sequence GTGCCTCTCACCCTCGCCCACCGGCGCCGCACCACCACCGCGGCCGCGCTCTCGCTCGCGGCCACCCTGCTCCTGGCCGCCTGCAGCAACCCCTCCGACGGTGGCACGACCGAGGTCGCGGACGGCTCGGGCGCCAAGGCGAAGATCAACCTCAGTCCCGAGCAGCACCGCGTCACCACCGGCAAGGTCGACTCCATAGCCGACGAGGTGCCCGAGCGGATCCGTAAGAGAGGCACTCTGGAGGTCATCGGCTCCTCCAGCTCCGCCGCGCCGCTGGGCTTCCACGCCACCGACAACAAGACCGTCATCGGTGTCGAGCCCGACCTCGCGTACCTCGTCGCCGACGTCCTCGGCCTCAAGGTGCGCCGCACCACCGCCTCCTGGGAGAACATTTTCGTAGGCCTCGACAGCGGCAAGTACGACGTGGGCCTCAGCAACATCACGGTCACCGAGGACCGCAAGGAGAAGTACGACTTCGCCACCTACCGCAAGGACAACCTGGGCTTCGAGGCGAAGAAGGGCAGCGGCCTGAAGGTCAGGGGGCCGAAGGACGTGGCGGGCAGGACGGTCGCCGTGGGCAGCGGCACCAACCAGGAGAAGCTGCTCATCGAGTGGAGCAAGGCGAACGTGAAGGCGGGCCGCAAGCCGGTCGACATCAAGTACTACCAGAACGACAGCGACACCTATCTCGCCCTGCAGTCCGGCCGCATCGACATCTATCTCGGCCCCAACCCGACCGCCGCCTACCACGCGGCCAGCACCGGGAAGACCGAGGTCGTCGGCACGTACTCGGGCGCGGGCGCCGAGCTCCAGGGCCTCATCGCCGCCACCACCAAGAAGGACAGCGGGCTCGTGAAGCCGCTCGCCGAAGCGCTCGACCATGTCATCGACAACGGCAGCTACGCGAAGGTCCTCAAGCGCTGGGGGCTCTCCGACGAGGCCGTGACCAAGTCGAGGATCAATCCGCCCGGCCTGCCGAAGACCGGCGAGTAG
- a CDS encoding LLM class flavin-dependent oxidoreductase, with amino-acid sequence MSPSPSPHLHLAVALDGTGWHPASWREPVSRPRELFTAAYWAELVAEAERGLLDFVTIEDGLGPQSAHFLEPDERTDQVRGRLDAVLIASRIAPLTRHIGLVPTAVVTHTEPFHLSKAIATLDYVSEGRAGLRVQVTARPSEAAHFGRRTVDRIDAYDSPDARELVTELFDEAADYVEVVRRLWDSWEDGAEIRDAATGRFIDRDKLHYIDFQGSHFSVRGPSITPRPPQGQPLVTALAHDTVPYRLLARATDVGYITPHDTEQARAIVGRIRAEQETAGRAGEPLHVFGDLVVFLDEDQAAATARRDRLDALDGAPYVSDAPTFAGTPAQLADLLQELNGAGLAGFRLRPAVAGRDLPAITRGLVPELQRRGVFRRAYEADTLRGLLGLDRPANRYAAA; translated from the coding sequence GTGTCTCCCTCGCCCTCTCCCCATCTGCACCTCGCCGTCGCCCTCGACGGCACCGGATGGCACCCCGCTTCCTGGCGCGAGCCGGTGTCCCGGCCGCGCGAGCTGTTCACCGCCGCCTACTGGGCCGAGCTCGTCGCCGAGGCCGAGCGGGGCCTGCTCGACTTCGTCACCATCGAGGACGGACTCGGCCCGCAGTCCGCCCACTTCCTCGAACCGGACGAGCGCACCGACCAGGTCCGCGGCCGCCTCGACGCCGTACTGATCGCCTCGCGCATCGCCCCGCTGACCCGGCACATCGGCCTTGTCCCGACCGCCGTGGTCACGCACACCGAACCGTTCCACCTCTCCAAGGCGATCGCCACCCTCGACTACGTCAGCGAGGGCCGCGCGGGACTGCGCGTGCAGGTCACCGCCCGCCCGAGCGAGGCCGCCCACTTCGGCCGCCGCACCGTCGACCGCATCGACGCCTACGACAGCCCGGACGCAAGGGAGCTGGTGACCGAGCTCTTCGACGAGGCCGCCGACTACGTGGAGGTCGTGCGGCGGCTGTGGGACAGCTGGGAGGACGGCGCCGAGATCCGGGACGCCGCGACGGGCCGCTTCATCGACCGGGACAAGCTGCACTACATCGACTTCCAGGGCAGCCACTTCAGCGTCCGCGGCCCCTCCATCACACCCCGCCCGCCGCAGGGCCAGCCGCTCGTCACCGCTCTCGCGCACGACACCGTCCCGTACCGCCTGTTGGCCCGCGCCACCGACGTCGGATACATCACCCCGCACGACACCGAGCAGGCCCGCGCCATCGTGGGCCGGATCCGTGCCGAGCAGGAGACGGCCGGGCGGGCCGGGGAGCCCCTGCATGTCTTCGGTGACCTGGTGGTGTTCCTCGACGAGGATCAGGCCGCCGCGACCGCCCGCCGGGACCGGCTCGACGCGCTCGACGGAGCGCCGTACGTGAGCGACGCCCCGACCTTCGCGGGCACCCCCGCCCAACTGGCCGACCTGCTTCAGGAGTTGAACGGCGCCGGCCTCGCGGGATTCCGGCTGCGCCCCGCCGTCGCGGGACGCGACCTCCCGGCGATCACCCGGGGCCTCGTCCCCGAACTCCAGCGCCGTGGTGTCTTCCGCCGCGCGTACGAGGCCGACACCCTGCGCGGCCTCCTCGGCCTCGACCGCCCCGCCAACCGCTATGCCGCCGCGTGA
- a CDS encoding NtaA/DmoA family FMN-dependent monooxygenase (This protein belongs to a clade of FMN-dependent monooxygenases, within a broader family of flavin-dependent oxidoreductases, the luciferase-like monooxygenase (LMM) family, some of whose members use coenzyme F420 rather than FMN.) produces MTKPLKQIHLAAHFPGVNNTTVWSAPRAGSHIEFGSFAHFARTAERAKFDFLFLAEGLRLREQGGEIYDLDVVGRPDTFTVLAALAAVTERIGLTGTINSTFNEPYEVARQFASLDHLSGGRSAWNVVTSWDAFTGENFRRGGFLPQRERYSRAREFLATANELFDSWHDDEILADQETGAFLRDAKAGSFVHTGQHFDIHGQFNVPRSPQGRPVVFQAGDSDEGREFAAAEADAIFSRHGTLDAGREFSADVKSRLPKYGRGKDQLLILPAATFALADTDAEAEELAREVRRHQVSGATALKHLEFVWNRDLSSYDPEGPLPDIDPDVGDTHIAEGRAQVRMYRDPLATAREWRELAAANKWSIRDLVIHTGNRQNFVGSPATIAATINEYVQADAADGFILVPHITPGGLDEFADKVVPLLQEQGVFRTEYEGTTLRDHLGLAHPDDAPAPIEEFSRV; encoded by the coding sequence ATGACCAAGCCGCTGAAGCAGATCCACCTGGCCGCCCATTTCCCCGGCGTCAACAACACCACCGTGTGGAGCGCCCCGCGGGCCGGCAGCCACATCGAGTTCGGCTCCTTCGCCCACTTCGCGCGCACCGCCGAACGCGCCAAGTTCGACTTCCTGTTCCTCGCCGAGGGGCTGCGCCTGCGCGAACAGGGCGGCGAGATCTACGACTTGGACGTCGTCGGCCGCCCCGACACCTTCACCGTCCTCGCCGCGCTCGCCGCCGTCACCGAGCGCATCGGGCTCACCGGCACCATCAACTCCACCTTCAACGAGCCCTACGAGGTGGCCCGCCAGTTCGCGAGCCTCGACCACCTCTCCGGCGGCCGCTCCGCCTGGAACGTCGTCACTTCCTGGGACGCCTTCACCGGCGAGAACTTCCGCCGCGGCGGCTTCCTCCCGCAGCGCGAACGCTACTCACGCGCCCGGGAGTTCCTCGCCACCGCCAACGAACTGTTCGACTCCTGGCACGACGACGAGATCCTCGCCGACCAGGAGACCGGCGCCTTCCTGCGCGACGCCAAGGCAGGCTCCTTCGTTCACACCGGACAACACTTCGACATCCACGGGCAGTTCAACGTCCCGCGCTCCCCGCAGGGCCGCCCGGTCGTCTTCCAGGCCGGCGACTCCGACGAGGGCCGCGAGTTCGCCGCGGCCGAGGCCGACGCCATCTTCAGCCGGCACGGCACCCTGGACGCGGGCCGGGAGTTCTCCGCGGACGTGAAGTCCCGCCTCCCCAAGTACGGCCGCGGCAAGGACCAGTTGCTCATCCTGCCCGCCGCCACCTTCGCCCTCGCCGACACCGACGCGGAGGCCGAGGAACTCGCCCGCGAGGTGCGCCGCCACCAGGTCAGCGGGGCCACCGCCCTCAAGCACCTGGAATTCGTCTGGAACCGGGACCTGTCCTCCTATGACCCGGAAGGACCGCTGCCCGACATCGACCCGGACGTCGGCGACACCCACATCGCCGAGGGCCGCGCCCAGGTCCGCATGTACCGGGACCCGCTGGCCACCGCCCGAGAGTGGCGCGAGCTCGCCGCCGCCAACAAGTGGTCCATCCGCGACCTCGTCATCCACACCGGCAACCGGCAGAACTTCGTCGGGTCCCCGGCCACCATCGCGGCCACTATCAACGAGTACGTCCAGGCCGACGCCGCCGACGGCTTCATCCTCGTCCCGCACATCACCCCCGGCGGCCTCGACGAGTTCGCCGACAAGGTGGTCCCGCTCCTCCAGGAGCAGGGCGTCTTCCGTACGGAGTACGAGGGCACGACGCTGCGCGACCACCTGGGCCTGGCCCACCCCGACGACGCCCCCGCGCCCATCGAGGAGTTCTCCCGTGTCTGA
- a CDS encoding MsnO8 family LLM class oxidoreductase — MSDIPLAVLDLVPVPSGSTAGDALRNSIDLAQQAERFGYARYWFAEHHLNPGVAGTSPAVVLALTASATDTIRLGSGAVQLGHRTALSTVEEFGLLDALHPGRIDLGLGRSGGRPPARPAAPTPTATPVVDGAAPNGLVIPPRFSFEHLLGSPRVALQRKLLQQPGAQAQDYAEQIDDILALFAGAYISPDGVEAHVVPGEGADVDVWILGSSGGESAEVAGARGLPFAANYHVSPATVLEAVEGYRSFFQPSDTLDKPYVSVSADVVVADDDATARELATGYGLWVRSIRNAEGAIDFPTPDEARKYEWSDADRALVQDRLDTQFVGSPTTVARRLAQLQEATGADELLITTITHDHADRVRSYELLAEEWKRS; from the coding sequence GTGTCTGACATCCCCCTCGCCGTCCTCGACCTGGTGCCGGTCCCGTCCGGCTCGACCGCGGGCGACGCCCTGCGCAACTCGATCGACCTCGCCCAGCAGGCCGAGCGGTTCGGCTACGCCCGGTACTGGTTCGCCGAGCACCACCTCAACCCCGGCGTCGCCGGCACCTCGCCCGCCGTCGTCCTCGCCCTGACCGCTTCCGCCACCGACACCATCCGGCTCGGCTCCGGCGCCGTACAGCTCGGACACCGCACCGCGCTGTCCACGGTGGAGGAGTTCGGCCTCCTCGACGCGCTGCACCCCGGGCGCATCGACCTCGGGCTCGGCCGCTCGGGCGGACGGCCGCCAGCCCGCCCCGCGGCGCCGACACCGACCGCGACCCCGGTCGTCGACGGCGCCGCCCCCAACGGCCTCGTCATCCCGCCCCGCTTCTCCTTCGAGCACCTCCTCGGCTCACCGCGCGTCGCGCTGCAACGCAAGCTGCTCCAGCAGCCGGGCGCGCAGGCGCAGGACTACGCCGAGCAGATCGACGACATCCTCGCCCTGTTCGCCGGCGCCTACATATCCCCGGACGGGGTCGAGGCGCACGTCGTGCCGGGGGAGGGGGCCGACGTCGACGTGTGGATCCTGGGCAGCAGCGGTGGCGAGAGCGCCGAGGTGGCGGGCGCGCGCGGACTGCCGTTCGCCGCGAACTACCACGTCAGCCCCGCCACGGTGCTGGAGGCGGTGGAGGGCTACCGGTCCTTCTTCCAGCCCTCCGACACCCTCGACAAGCCGTACGTCAGTGTCTCCGCGGACGTCGTCGTCGCCGATGACGACGCCACCGCCCGCGAACTCGCCACCGGTTACGGCCTGTGGGTGCGCAGCATCCGCAACGCCGAGGGCGCCATCGACTTCCCGACGCCGGACGAAGCCCGCAAGTACGAGTGGAGTGACGCCGACCGGGCGCTCGTGCAGGACCGCCTCGACACCCAGTTCGTCGGCTCGCCGACCACCGTGGCCCGCCGCCTCGCCCAGCTCCAGGAGGCCACCGGCGCCGACGAACTGCTCATCACGACGATCACCCACGACCACGCCGACCGGGTCCGCTCCTACGAGCTGCTGGCCGAGGAGTGGAAGCGCTCTTGA
- a CDS encoding glutathione S-transferase C-terminal domain-containing protein has product MSAPAPSAVPTFRSRIGCDARSGYYAAPHRYRLHLSPSCPHCLQIAVTHSLLRLDDTLPVTLLPAASDTPGGGHRALAPLYEATSHQYPGPALAPVLSDDWTGRIVSTHPGDILRDLARHFGEHGPDLLPRGTEDAIDAVGRLCERGITASARRGDDTGLATLLRALNVLERRLAGREFVLGGQLTLADVRLWSTLVHPDTAHRTTGHPRLSAYLRRLSEHPAFAPHLASYSFALA; this is encoded by the coding sequence ATGTCCGCACCGGCCCCGTCCGCCGTGCCCACCTTCCGGAGCAGGATCGGCTGCGACGCGCGCAGCGGCTACTACGCCGCCCCGCACCGCTACCGCCTCCACCTGTCGCCGTCCTGCCCGCACTGTCTGCAGATCGCCGTCACCCACAGCCTGCTCCGCCTCGACGACACCCTCCCGGTCACCCTGCTGCCCGCCGCGTCCGACACACCCGGCGGCGGGCACCGGGCCCTGGCTCCCCTGTACGAGGCCACGTCCCACCAGTACCCCGGACCGGCCCTGGCGCCGGTGCTCAGCGACGACTGGACCGGACGGATCGTCAGCACCCACCCCGGGGACATCCTGCGCGACCTCGCCCGGCACTTCGGCGAACACGGCCCCGACCTCCTTCCGCGCGGCACCGAGGACGCGATCGACGCGGTGGGCCGGCTCTGCGAGCGGGGCATCACCGCGTCCGCCCGGCGCGGCGACGACACCGGGCTCGCCACGCTGCTGCGCGCGCTGAACGTCCTCGAACGGCGGCTCGCGGGCCGGGAGTTCGTGCTGGGCGGCCAACTCACCCTCGCCGACGTGCGGTTGTGGTCGACCCTCGTGCACCCGGACACCGCACACCGGACGACGGGTCATCCCCGGCTCTCGGCGTACCTGCGCCGCCTCTCCGAGCACCCCGCCTTCGCGCCGCACCTCGCGAGCTACTCCTTCGCGCTGGCCTGA
- the mltG gene encoding endolytic transglycosylase MltG — protein MPEDKTGKKGRLSRRGKLIVLAVVVLAVVAAVVVTLVVVFGGKEATRSEKLVIPEGYRASQVYEAVDKALAVDGGTTKKAASKAHFTLPSAADGNPEGYLFPATYPVDKNTTPASLLSYMNNTANQRLKADHVTKGADTNGVSVYETVIIASIVQAEADTHEDMGKVARVIYNRLDQGMKLQMDSTINYALNRSTLDTSHADTRTDSPYNTYEHKGLPPTPIGNPGEDALDAAIAPPKGDWLYFVTVAPGDTRFTDSYEEQKKNVEEFNSRQASAKE, from the coding sequence GTGCCTGAGGACAAGACAGGGAAGAAGGGTCGGCTGAGCCGCCGCGGCAAGCTGATCGTGTTGGCCGTCGTGGTTCTCGCGGTCGTCGCGGCCGTAGTCGTGACGTTGGTGGTGGTCTTCGGCGGGAAGGAGGCCACCCGGTCCGAGAAGCTCGTGATCCCCGAGGGGTATCGCGCGAGTCAGGTGTACGAGGCCGTGGACAAGGCGCTCGCCGTCGACGGCGGGACCACGAAGAAGGCCGCGTCGAAGGCGCACTTCACCCTGCCGAGCGCGGCGGACGGCAACCCCGAGGGCTACCTGTTCCCGGCCACGTACCCCGTGGACAAGAACACCACCCCGGCGTCCCTCCTCTCCTACATGAACAACACCGCCAACCAGCGGCTGAAGGCCGACCACGTCACCAAGGGCGCGGACACCAACGGCGTATCCGTCTACGAGACGGTCATCATCGCCAGCATCGTGCAAGCGGAGGCCGACACCCACGAGGACATGGGGAAGGTCGCCCGGGTCATCTACAACCGGCTCGACCAGGGCATGAAGCTCCAGATGGACTCCACGATCAACTACGCCCTGAACCGCTCGACCCTCGACACCAGCCACGCCGACACCAGGACCGACAGCCCGTACAACACGTACGAGCACAAGGGCCTGCCGCCCACCCCCATCGGCAATCCGGGGGAGGACGCCCTCGACGCGGCGATCGCCCCGCCCAAGGGCGACTGGCTGTACTTCGTGACGGTCGCGCCCGGGGACACCCGGTTCACGGACAGCTATGAGGAGCAGAAGAAGAACGTCGAGGAGTTCAACTCGCGTCAGGCCAGCGCGAAGGAGTAG